The genomic region TGAACTCCAACTCCCTGACTACGTAGTTGCCCTCCAGTCTCCAGCCCTGTGGTAGGGACTTCATGACCTCCTCCCTGGTGAGTGGCATGCGTATGTGGTTCGGCGCCGCCCTTTAATACCCGGCGCGTTAACCCGTTCGCTCACTACCGTGGGTCCTTTGCACCGCGTAGGTGTGCTCTGGGGCTTGGCCGAGCATCCTCATTGCGTGCCTGGTCAGTTCCTCAGTGCCTATGTTCCTTATTAGCCCCTCCACCACGTTGATCCAAGCGTTGAAGGATTCCTTGCTTGGCGTGCTGCAGGTTATTGAGCCTAGGCTCGGCACCTGTGCCTTGTATAACTCGGCGAGTTTCCCCGCCTCCCTTGGCACCAGTATTACTACGCTGGGTGTGTTGCAGCCTGGCGTTAGTACCGTCGCGTCGAAGTACTCCTCAAGCCCTGAATCCTCTATTATCCACAGCACCGCGTCTATGTTTAGGCTTGGCCGTAGGATTATCCAGGCAATGTCCGTGATCGGCCTCTCGAAGATTAGGTCAAAGCCCTTGAAGTTGCTTAACACCGTGCACCAGTAATTAACTATGTCCAGGCTATCCGTGTCTGGGCATGTTGGGTTATTGTCGCTGACCAATACCCTGACCATTACCGATCACCCACTTACCGAAGGCGCTGTTTTCCACGTTAATAACTCCATTGCCAATGCGATCCTTAATCCAATGGAGTGCATCATCAATAATTAAGTCCCGAGTCATCAGCAAAACTATGTTCAGCTACTAAATAAAAGCATTTCGATGGTTAATGACGAGATTTTTAAATAACTTCGCCCATGAATACCACCCCACCCAACAATGAACTAACTCACGTTGTTAGGTTAATGCTACCCAGGAGTGATTCTGCGATGCGGGCGGGGCCTTAAATAGTGCGTTGGTGCCAGGGATTTACCGCCACTTATTATGAAGAGAAACCACCAAGCAGAGGATCAACCGTCCTAATGATGGCTCAATAAGTACGTGGTTGATTTTGCTCAGTTCCTCATTAGTGTATTAATACGTTATTGTTATTTGGCCTGCTACCCCGTCGTATATTAGGAGGATGTTGCGTAGTATGTCGTGGCCTATCAACGCCCTGTATTGCTGTGCTGATAGGTCTACGGCTGCGACGGTCACGTTGTCAAGCACTATCCTAGCCCTCACGTCCGGTACGTTTGAGAATAGTATGAGCCTAACTAGGTACAGTGGGACTGTTACTTGACCGCTCGCCGTGGCTGAGTTAACCGTGCCATACGGTGGATAACCAAGTTGGTTCAGTACATTCTTGTCAATTGACGTGATTGAGGCGCCGGTATCAATCAACGCAATTACATTCCTAACGTTGTTTAGGGTTATACCCCTGCTTTGGGCGAAGCTCTGAACAACACCTGCTGGTTTTACGTCAATCATTATTACGGGCCCATTTATCCTAAGGACATCGGCGGGCAAGGCGTTCGGTGATGCGTAGTTAATCCTAACTATGGGCATTCACGGCACCTGGACTATATCTAATCCGAGCGCGTGCGTTGGTGAGTAGTGCTGTGGTTGCTCCTCCTCAACCCTCTGAATTATGAAGTGCCCATTAATGCCAAACCTCTCAAGCGCGTGTTTATAGGCTTCCTCAAGACTATCAAACACACCCTGCACCTCGCCGTCTTTCACTACCACGTACTTACCCCTATACCTAACCAGCAACTCAGGCAACTTAGCCTTAAAAGCCTCATACTCCCTAACAACCCAATCAGGCGCACTAACGAAGAAGGACATAAAGACGATACCCTCAAAACTCCTTAATAAAGCCTGCCCATGCCCACCTGGACTGAGATGAGACCTCATTAATTAATTCATCGGTATAAGCATGGAATATTGAAAAAGAGGTTACCTCCTCACCTCTGAGTCTCCTGTTAACCCGCGGGCTAATGACGATTTTAATTTAATTTCGTTGAAAATACTAGGTAAGGACCTCATTAAGTGGTTAACAAGCCCCTGGAGTGTTGTTAAGGCATGGAAGCCCCAAGAATTGACTACTGAGGCACGTCCCTTTAGGCCTGGGTGCATTGGGAATGGGTGGGGCAAGTGGACGGTGAGTAGCGAGGCGGTGTACGCCCCAATTATCATTGCCTTAACGTAGCATCGA from Vulcanisaeta distributa DSM 14429 harbors:
- a CDS encoding retroviral-like aspartic protease family protein, with translation MPIVRINYASPNALPADVLRINGPVIMIDVKPAGVVQSFAQSRGITLNNVRNVIALIDTGASITSIDKNVLNQLGYPPYGTVNSATASGQVTVPLYLVRLILFSNVPDVRARIVLDNVTVAAVDLSAQQYRALIGHDILRNILLIYDGVAGQITITY
- a CDS encoding DUF5678 domain-containing protein; translation: MRSHLSPGGHGQALLRSFEGIVFMSFFVSAPDWVVREYEAFKAKLPELLVRYRGKYVVVKDGEVQGVFDSLEEAYKHALERFGINGHFIIQRVEEEQPQHYSPTHALGLDIVQVP